A genomic window from Aptenodytes patagonicus unplaced genomic scaffold, bAptPat1.pri.cur scaffold_203, whole genome shotgun sequence includes:
- the ETV3 gene encoding ETS translocation variant 3 isoform X1, with translation MKAGCSIVDKPEGGGGYHFPEWAYKTESSPGSRQIQLWHFILELLQKEEFRHVIAWQQGEYGEFVIKDPDEVARLWGRRKCKPQMNYDKLSRALRYYYNKRILHKTKGKRFTYKFNFNKLVMPNYPFINIRPNGVVPQSAPPVPTASSRFHFPPLDSHSPTEDAQPSRFSGGSLVPANPEALGDGGERKPDVPELEDGSSDWRRGVDLMASRNAVGAGSVNHQKRKPDIMLPLFTRPGIYPDPHSPFAVSPLPGRGGVLNVPISPALSLTPTLFSYSPSPGLSPFTGSSCFSFNPEEMKHYLHSQACSVFNYHLSPRTFPRYPLMVPPLQCQMPLEEQPQFPIKLQPPPVGRKNRERLESAEEPAAPQLATPPPRVKVEPVMDKEAESEEPPAKGKDKSEREEGSGAAAGLEEEKGPVFARPAAPSWHPAPPAPSQAGFSAEESQEQGESSGEKSSRESAGESGAQEKREDALMPPKLRLKRRWNGDRQADVPEERQNGRVHWNGALGSPHLTAGPKAVTATAASDT, from the exons atgaaagCAGGCTGCAGCATTGTGGATAagccagaaggaggaggag GTTATCATTTCCCAGAGTGGGCTTACAAGACCGAGTCCAGCCCCGGCTCCCGACAGATCCAGTTATGGCATTTcatcctggagctgctgcagaaggaggagTTTCGCCATGTCATCGCCTGGCAGCAGGGCGAGTACGGGGAGTTCGTCATCAAGGACCCTGACGAAGTGGCccggctgtggggcaggaggaaatGCAAACCCCAGATGAACTACGACAAGCTGAGCCGGGCTCTCAG ATACTATTACAACAAGAGGATTCTCCACAAGACAAAAGGCAAAAGGTTTACCTACAAGTTCAACTTCAACAAGCTGGTGATGCCCAACTACCCGTTCATTAACATTCGGCCTAACG GTGTCGTGCCGCAGAGCGCTCCTCCTGTCCCCACGGCTTCGTCCCGCTTCCATTTCCCACCGCTGGACAGCCACTCTCCCACCGAAGATGCCCAGCCCAGTCGGTTCTCCGGTGGGTCCCTGGTCCCAGCCAACCCAGAAGCGTTGGGTGACGGCGGCGAGAGGAAGCCGGACGTGCCGGAGCTGGAGGACGGCTCCTCGGATTGGCGCCGTGGCGTGGATCTCATGGCCTCGCGCAACGCCGTGGGCGCTGGTAGCGTCAACCACCAGAAGCGCAAGCCCGATATTATGCTCCCTCTCTTCACCAGGCCCGGGATCTACCCGGATCCTCACAGCCCCTTTGCCGTCTCCCCTctgccggggcgcggcggggtcCTAAACGTCCCGATCTCTCCTGCGTTGTCCCTGACTCCCACCCTTTTCTCCTACAGCCCCTCTCCGGGCCTCAGCCCCTTCACAGGTAGCAGCTGCTTCTCTTTTAACCCCGAGGAAATGAAACACTACCTGCATTCGCAGGCTTGCTCCGTCTTCAACTACCACCTGAGTCCGCGGACTTTCCCCCGCTATCCGCTCATGGTGCCACCACTACAGTGCCAAATGCCCCTCGAGGAGCAGCCCCAGTTCCCCATCAAGCTACAGCCTCCACCCGTGGGGCGCAAAAACAGAGAGAGACTGGAAAGCGCTGAGGAGCCGGCGGCCCCCCAGCTGGCTACCCCTCCTCCCAGGGTCAAGGTCGAGCCCGTGATGGACAAGGAGGCAGAGTCCGAAGAGCCACCGGcgaaaggaaaagacaaaagtgAGAGAGAGGAAGGCTCCGGCGCCGCAGCCGGCCTGGAAGAGGAGAAGGGGCCTGTGTTTGCCAGACCAGCTGCCCCGTCGTGGCACCCAGCCCCGCCGGCGCCCAGCCAGGCCGGTTTCTCGGCTGAAGAATCCCAGGAGCAAGGGGAGAGCAGCGGGGAGAAGTCATCCCGAGAGTCCGCCGGAGAATCGGGGGcgcaggagaagagagaggatgCCCTGATGCCTCCGAAGCTGCGTCTCAAGCGCCGCTGGAACGGTGACCGGCAGGCGGACGTCCCCGAGGAGCGCCAGAACGGCCGAGTCCACTGGAACGGGGCGCTGGGCAGCCCGCACCTCACGGCGGGTCCCAAGGCCGTGACGGCCACGGCTGCCTCCGACACCTAA
- the ETV3 gene encoding ETS translocation variant 3 isoform X2: MKAGCSIVDKPEGGGGYHFPEWAYKTESSPGSRQIQLWHFILELLQKEEFRHVIAWQQGEYGEFVIKDPDEVARLWGRRKCKPQMNYDKLSRALRYYYNKRILHKTKGKRFTYKFNFNKLVMPNYPFINIRPNEFRGTYRRAQSSFQRRVVTRLSLTKIAGISRSSLQQDGLLTFRITKTFGNGA; the protein is encoded by the exons atgaaagCAGGCTGCAGCATTGTGGATAagccagaaggaggaggag GTTATCATTTCCCAGAGTGGGCTTACAAGACCGAGTCCAGCCCCGGCTCCCGACAGATCCAGTTATGGCATTTcatcctggagctgctgcagaaggaggagTTTCGCCATGTCATCGCCTGGCAGCAGGGCGAGTACGGGGAGTTCGTCATCAAGGACCCTGACGAAGTGGCccggctgtggggcaggaggaaatGCAAACCCCAGATGAACTACGACAAGCTGAGCCGGGCTCTCAG ATACTATTACAACAAGAGGATTCTCCACAAGACAAAAGGCAAAAGGTTTACCTACAAGTTCAACTTCAACAAGCTGGTGATGCCCAACTACCCGTTCATTAACATTCGGCCTAACG AGTTCAGAGGAACGTACCGGCGAGCGCAGAGCAGTTTCCAGAGAAGAGTAGTAACTCGTCTGAGTTTGACTAAAATCGCAGGTATTTCTCGatcctccctgcagcaggacGGCCTGCTGACATTCAGGATAACAAAAACGTTTGGGAACGGAGCGTAA
- the LOC143173746 gene encoding SLAM family member 8-like: MAAQPRQVNGVLGGSVLLSPALPPNKTVKEIEWSFSAGAGATIQVAEFGPRGFERPNPEDRFKDRLEMFNETALKIGALERGDSGVYGARIILQLALMEDQSFNLSVYGPVPAPEIQHRLLSLTPQGCNVTLRCRVPADSDAEAAWQLGGSLGTPWGQLCEDSQTLCLAVPASAFNSSYTCVARNPIQERSVSIRLDAPCRQQGKRGWQSWHVCLVLLAVSVGALLGIIWLWRKKRRKKAAEGATLASPSSEDAPLEPLYTKIQRRNPPEADEWQQDHPTTIYSQVQAGAGGEAETLA; encoded by the exons ATGGCTGCCCAGCCCCGGCAGGTGAACGGCGTCCTGGGGGGGTCCGTGCTGCtctccccggctctgccccccaaCAAGACGGTGAAGGAGATCGAGTGGAGCTTTTCGGCCGGCGCCGGCGCCACCATTCAAGTGGCAGAGTTCGGCCCCAGGGGCTTCGAGCGCCCCAACCCCGAGGACCGGTTCAAGGACCGGCTGGAGATGTTCAACGAGACGGCGCTGAAGATCGGGGCCCTGGAGCGGGGCGACAGCGGGGTCTACGGGGCTCGGATTATACTGCAGCTGGCGCTGATGGAGGATCAGTCCTTCAACCTCTCCGTCTACG GGCCGGTGCCAGCGCCAGAGATCCAGCACCGGCTGCTCTCCCTCACCCCCCAAGGGTGCAACGTCACCCTGCGGTGCCGGGTGCCGGCCGACAGCGATGCTGAGGCCGCCTGGCAGCTCGGCGGCTCCCTCGGGACGCCGTGGGGACAGCTCTGCGAGGACAGCCAGACGCTGTGCCTGGCCGTGCCCGCCAGCGCCTTCAACTCCAGCTACACCTGCGTGGCCCGAAATCCCATCCAGGAGCGGAGCGTCTCCATCCGCCTGGACGCCCCGTGCCGGCAGCAGG GGAAGcgtggctggcagagctggcacgtgtgcctggtgctgctggccGTGAGCGTGGGAGCCCTGCTCGGCATCATCTGgctgtggaggaagaagaggaggaagaaagcagcCGAGGGAG CCACCCTCGCCTCCCCCTCCAGCGAGGATGCTCCGCTGGAGCCGTTGTACACCAAGATCCAGAGGAGGAACCCCCCGGAGGCGGATGAGTGG CAGCAGGACCACCCCACCACCATCTACAGCCaggtgcaggcaggagcgggcGGCGAGGCCGAGACGCTCGCCTAA